The proteins below are encoded in one region of Candidatus Planktophila lacus:
- a CDS encoding sugar phosphate isomerase/epimerase family protein has product MAKSLGCITHERSLKPYSPTVLTRKISTTTKKEGAEMGKLTYGAGIWAFGQFVDRYAGDGYGPTRTSQQMIEDAAKVPGLKHLDINVPFDIPERTAIEIKKMLDDNGLICRATTPHIYMREYVKGSFTNPDTKLRSQTKDRVREAIAAAEILGATYVKFWPGQDGFDFPLQANYLQIWDYTINGIRDLANENPKVQFAIEYKCKEPRVRMTLATAAKTLLAISEMKVDNVGIVMDFGHSLMAQETPAESLLLIHRHGKLVSAELNDNWRGWDDDLPVASVHLFETIEYMLALRSINWTDPVLLDQFPFREDPVRALTRSIEIITYLEEVCDRVDIAALNQAQNSQDALAAQAVIWDALMQEKRFTR; this is encoded by the coding sequence ATGGCGAAAAGCCTTGGCTGCATCACGCATGAAAGATCGCTAAAGCCCTATTCACCAACTGTTTTAACTCGTAAGATTTCAACAACAACGAAGAAAGAAGGCGCGGAAATGGGAAAACTAACTTACGGAGCAGGCATCTGGGCCTTTGGCCAATTTGTTGATCGCTATGCCGGAGACGGTTACGGCCCAACGCGCACCAGCCAGCAGATGATTGAAGATGCCGCCAAGGTACCTGGCCTAAAGCACCTCGATATAAATGTGCCATTTGATATTCCAGAGCGCACCGCAATTGAGATCAAGAAGATGCTCGATGACAACGGACTTATCTGCCGCGCGACAACTCCACATATCTACATGCGCGAATATGTAAAGGGTTCATTTACCAACCCAGATACCAAACTTCGTTCACAAACTAAAGATCGTGTTCGCGAAGCAATTGCTGCAGCAGAAATACTTGGCGCAACTTACGTAAAATTCTGGCCCGGCCAAGATGGTTTTGATTTCCCACTGCAAGCAAATTACCTGCAAATCTGGGACTACACCATCAACGGTATCCGCGATCTGGCAAATGAAAACCCTAAGGTGCAGTTTGCGATTGAATATAAATGCAAAGAACCGCGCGTACGAATGACTCTGGCAACAGCGGCTAAAACCCTTCTTGCAATCAGCGAGATGAAAGTTGATAACGTCGGAATCGTGATGGACTTTGGTCATTCACTGATGGCGCAAGAGACACCAGCTGAATCACTTCTGCTTATCCATCGCCACGGCAAGTTAGTTAGCGCTGAGCTAAACGATAACTGGCGCGGCTGGGATGATGATCTACCTGTTGCATCAGTCCACTTATTTGAAACTATCGAATATATGTTGGCACTTCGCAGCATCAATTGGACTGATCCAGTGTTACTTGATCAATTCCCATTCCGCGAAGATCCAGTGCGCGCGCTAACTCGCAGTATTGAAATCATTACCTACCTTGAAGAAGTCTGTGATCGCGTTGATATCGCAGCCCTAAATCAGGCTCAGAACTCGCAAGATGCGTTGGCCGCACAGGCGGTTATCTGGGATGCCTTGATGCAGGAGAAGCGTTTCACGCGGTAG